AGGCCCAGGTGAACAACTGGATGAAAGAGACCGACGGGATTAAGGGTGAGCCCTATGGGATCCACGTTGACCTGGCGAAGCGCGACCGCCTGAAGGCCGTGGCTGAGGCATGGGTGGAGAGCGTGAATGGAGGGGAGTCGAGCCGTAGAGGGCCGCGGCGCCGTACTACAAGGTGATACGGAAGTAATGCAGGCTGATGCAGAGTGCACCGGAATTGATGCAGAAGTTCACCAGAATGGTGCAGAAAGCCGCGCGGGTGGCGTTTTCGTAATATAGTGTATTACGGGCGTGGCGGGAATTCTGAGAGGACTCTGCATGGGAAAGGGGCTGGTGAGGTGAAAAAGAACTACACGGTGCAGGTGTTGATAGAGCAGGATGAGGACGGCAGGTATGTCGCCTCGTGCCCCAGCCTGGAGGGGTGCTATACCCAGGGCGACACGTTTGAGGAGGCGGTGGAGAATACGAGGGATGTGATAAAGATGTGCCTGGAGGAGCGGGAGTCTTGTGGTGCGGGCGGTTCAGGGCTGCGGGGGTGAGGAATCTGAAGACGGCGCGGTGTGGAGAGCTGACTGGGGGAGCCTGTTGAGCCGGCGATAAGCGGGCGATTGCGGGGAGG
The Thermodesulfobacteriota bacterium DNA segment above includes these coding regions:
- a CDS encoding type II toxin-antitoxin system HicB family antitoxin is translated as MKKNYTVQVLIEQDEDGRYVASCPSLEGCYTQGDTFEEAVENTRDVIKMCLEERESCGAGGSGLRG